The Paenibacillus sp. RC334 nucleotide sequence AGAAAATCGCAGTATTAACGAGTGGTGGAGATTCACAGGGGATGAACGCCGCAGTTCGCGCCGTTGTGCGCAGCGGCTTGTATTTTGGACTTGAAGTATTCGGGGTTCAGCGCGGATATCAGGGCCTGCTGAATGATGATATTTTCCCGATGGATTTGAGAAGTGTCGGAGATATTATCCAACGTGGGGGTACAGTACTTCAATCTGCAAGATGCAAGGAATTTACGACTGAAGAAGGGCAGAAAAAAGGCGCGCAAATTTTGCGTAACCGCGGAATTGATGGCGTAGTCGTGATCGGTGGCGACGGTTCCTATCAAGGGGCTAACAAACTGACCAAGCAAGGAATTAAAACCATGTGTCTTCCGGGTACGATTGACAATGACATTTCCTTCACCGACTATACGATTGGTTTTGATACGGCGGTTAGTATCGTAGTGGACGCCATCAACAAACTGCGTGATACGATGTCATCCCACGAACGTTCTTCTATCGTAGAAGTTATGGGACGTCATTGCGGCGATATTGCTTTGCATGCAGGTCTGGCATCCGGCG carries:
- the pfkA gene encoding 6-phosphofructokinase, yielding MTAVKKIAVLTSGGDSQGMNAAVRAVVRSGLYFGLEVFGVQRGYQGLLNDDIFPMDLRSVGDIIQRGGTVLQSARCKEFTTEEGQKKGAQILRNRGIDGVVVIGGDGSYQGANKLTKQGIKTMCLPGTIDNDISFTDYTIGFDTAVSIVVDAINKLRDTMSSHERSSIVEVMGRHCGDIALHAGLASGAETILVPEVEFDLNEVSDRMKQNFKHGKRHSIIIVAEGAGKGETVAQVIQENCPDYEPRVTVLGHIQRGGTPTAFDRNLASRLGDFAVRQLIEGISDKACGTIDGKLVATDIDKVVNTKKEFNMELYELALRLSQ